A single genomic interval of Hydrogenispora ethanolica harbors:
- a CDS encoding zinc-dependent alcohol dehydrogenase, with product MKAAVLKKPQTLVVEEIPKRSYDQSQVLVEVKACGICGSDLRYYKGENPWALHTLGENRPNPANIIFGHEFAGDVVEVGNPDFKEMIGKRVGILAFNTCGVCEFCRTGRYNLCKNTKHIGHGAGWGEMSYYPGGMAEYCEVWRTHVCEIPDSISYEEATLLDPISVAIHAITQTAIQPADQVLVLGSGPVGLCISQAVRAYGASRVYCTDVFDKALEIAGSIGVDEALDSRKTDIVGFIAKKTHNRGVNIVFDTVGTAQSQSDALKCLAVSGTLVNLVANETKASYRLMDLSGERRIVSSANNKYEDYLLGIELLESGVIQAKPLITHTLPLEQVNEGFNILFHKEQYQAMKVIILP from the coding sequence ATGAAAGCAGCAGTATTGAAGAAACCGCAGACCTTGGTAGTGGAGGAGATTCCGAAGCGGTCTTATGACCAAAGCCAGGTATTGGTGGAGGTGAAAGCCTGCGGCATTTGCGGCAGTGATTTACGGTATTACAAAGGGGAGAATCCTTGGGCCCTACATACGCTGGGCGAAAACCGGCCCAATCCCGCCAATATCATTTTCGGCCATGAGTTTGCCGGGGACGTGGTGGAGGTGGGGAACCCCGATTTTAAGGAGATGATCGGGAAACGCGTCGGCATTCTGGCCTTTAATACCTGCGGCGTTTGTGAATTTTGCCGGACCGGACGTTACAATCTCTGCAAGAACACTAAGCACATCGGGCATGGCGCAGGCTGGGGCGAGATGAGCTATTATCCGGGCGGGATGGCCGAATACTGCGAGGTTTGGCGAACCCATGTCTGCGAGATACCGGACTCGATCTCCTATGAAGAAGCGACCTTACTCGATCCGATATCCGTGGCCATCCACGCCATTACTCAAACTGCGATTCAACCGGCCGATCAGGTTCTGGTTTTGGGTTCGGGCCCGGTGGGGTTGTGCATTTCACAAGCGGTGCGCGCTTACGGAGCCAGTCGGGTCTATTGTACGGATGTCTTTGACAAAGCGTTGGAAATAGCCGGTTCGATCGGGGTCGACGAGGCGCTTGACTCCAGAAAGACAGATATCGTTGGATTCATAGCGAAGAAGACGCATAATCGAGGCGTCAATATCGTATTTGACACGGTGGGAACTGCCCAAAGCCAGAGTGATGCCCTGAAATGCCTGGCGGTCAGCGGTACGCTGGTAAACCTAGTAGCCAATGAGACCAAGGCCAGCTATCGGCTGATGGATCTCAGCGGAGAACGCCGAATCGTCAGTTCGGCCAATAATAAATATGAAGATTACCTGCTCGGCATCGAATTGTTGGAGTCCGGCGTCATCCAGGCAAAGCCGCTGATCACTCATACTCTCCCGTTGGAACAGGTCAATGAGGGGTTTAACATTCTGTTCCATAAAGAACAATACCAGGCCATGAAAGTAATCATCCTGCCGTAG